tagtaataacaaacAAAGTTTCAAGGATAATGAAAAACGACATAAccctaaaaaaaatacaaattggtACATTGGTTTAAAACGATTGAAAGCTTTTATGCAACGTCCAGCTAGCGATCTAGAAAACAACCAACACCTCTCTAAACATCTATAAGACTTCACTGGAGACTTTCTTTAATACTTTCTATATGCTTTTCTCTTATTTTCCTCTGCTACGTTCATTGCTCTTTCTTCAGTCCCTTATACAACACCATACTTCCTGTCTCAACATACAGTTACCATCTAAATCTCTCTTTGTGGATTCGTTTAGTCATATTTTCTTACTTCTCGCACAGTTTCTCACTCAGTTTAGCAGTGATTTGGCTTTTTAAAGCAGTGAATCTCAAACTCTACAGCTTTGGTTGTGAAAGTCACTGAACATCTTCAGCACGACCCACGAGCAGGAGCTGAAATCCTCTGAgaacaacagaaaagaaaaaaaacggtgtcaaaaaaactaaactttggTTTGCAGGAACTCAAATGCTCATGGGAAAATGAGAACAGTAAAGAGAATGAAGTGATGAACGGTTGTCAGGTGAATCAGAGCAGAAATGTTCCACTCACAAAACGAgctgttttttatgtttcttgtGGAGGAAACGCTCCGCTCTCACTGCACAAACTCCAACTCCCCGCTTGTCTCTCAACACCACTCTGAGTTACTATGACAACATCTCTCATCTTTGCTTTTGGTGACTTGACTGGTGTCTTCCTCGCACTCAAAGACTGAAACATACAGCTAAATCTTGTTAATATACCCATTTCTAACACTGGTCTTCCTGAGATGTGCACTGTGTACAACTTTACATATTCTGTgctaatttttttgtgttttatttagtgATAGACCGATACAGAATTCAATATTTGGCCATTTGGAGATTATCGTTATTGGCCGATGAACAGAATTGTTTCAAGATATCGTCATCGGTCAATGTAAGTCTGTAATTTCTGAATGACTAGCATAACGGATTTACACTAAGACCGATgacattataacaacattttcacaCAGGTTTTCCTGAACATTTCCTCGATCTGCCATCGGTCAAAGCAGCTTGACACCTTTGGTTTAACCAATGTCGCTAAGCCATCttttcagaaaaacagaaatggGTAATTTATAGTTGTTTCTACATATTAAATTGGGATACACACTTCATCttatcggtcaaccactagttTTATCTTAATATACAACCTTCTCTCTTAGCCAGTATATCTACTTCAATACATGAAATTCCAGACCAAACTAGTTATAACAATCTAAACACCAAGGATTAGAAGCTCTATGACTAAGAATCACTAATGTTACAATGACTGAAATATCTCCTGATGCTTGCTAGCAAAAGAACGCTTCTATAAAACATAGTTTTTGATATATCACATTGCTATTATCTTGCTAATTGCTATTTTCTTAGATTCGCCTAATGGCTTAAACCGTACAAGGAAGTGAAGAGCTAGGACTGATGAatgaataacacacacactcgcacaccaTTGCACAGTGTTGTTCGACTACTCTGTTCAGTCCCTGAGTAAGGGGCTACGGAGGACTTCATGACATGTGGATTTGGATTTTGAAGTGAATGGACTGTACGCTAACGTTTATACGATGGTCAGTGATCGTGGTTTGGTGAAACAGTGTGttgctgtgtgtgcgtgtgtcacaGTGACCGTGCTAGACTGCAACCTGTAATGGTCCATCCTGTTCGATGGGTGGATGAGTAGgacaaaaatatttcagatttacaTCAAACCTGCCCAGGATTGTCTGTCGATCAGTCAAACTCCCAAATGAACATTCTCTCTTTTGTTTCAGCCATCGCTCAAACAGTCCATTTCCACTCCATCCTGTCTTTCTcgtttacataatttatatttcaaaccTGTCCATCTGTGTCTCTAAATCAACCTTTCACAATCGCATCAATCTTTCTCTCCCACCATCCCTCTGTTTCTCTCATTCTCCACCTGGCTACCTGCTGAAGAGAGAGTGGAGCTGGTGATGGTTGAAGCACTGGCTGCTTCGAGGAGACTCTGTGCGCTCCATCACCGTCTGGAACCAGCCCGCCACGTCTACTTCTGACACCTCGTAACGACGGATAAAATTGtgttcctatgaaaaaaaaaagagaggcatAAGAGCAATGATCATAACAGGCTATACAAGATGTttgatgttaaagggatagttcaaaccctaagaccttcgttcatcttcggaacacaatttaagctAATTTTGATGaattccgagagctttctgagccTCCCATTGACAGCAAGGGTCCCTTCACGATCAACGTCCAGAAATGTACTAAAGTATGTAAGGTAACGCATGTACGCGGATATGTAGTTTACATTGTTTATGCTTTCATCTGAACGTAAACAATGTATCTGCATAAGTTGTTCACGTATGTTGATACTCTCCGAAATGGCTACACAGAgtagacgaattgttgaataaagttattatctttgttttctttgtacacaaaaagtattatcgtagctttgtaaaattaccgTTGAACccatgatgtcacatggattattttaacgatgtccttgctACATATCTGGACCTTGCTTTAGGATCCTTGCGGTCTATGGAAGGCTCAGAGCGCTATcggtttttataaaaaatatattgtgttctgaagatgaatgaaggccttacaggtttggaacgacatgagggcgagtaattaaatgacaattttaatttttggtgcATGGTAGATCGAGACTTACAAGCAGCTTGTGGTATTTTGGCCTTTTTCTGTGATCCTTTGTGAGGCTGTGGAGACAGAGAACTCACATATAAACACAATAGACCGGTACTGGTGCTTAAATTGAATGTTTATGTAAATTCATGTGAGCATACCAGTCTTTGACGAAGGACTGAAAGTCAGGGGAAAAGCCCATGCTGAGAGGCAGGACCGGCGGGTCCTCTTGCAGAACTTTGGTGAGGACCTCAAAGTCTGTCTTACAGTTCTTGTAAGGAAACTGTCCCGTGGCTAGCTCCACCTAGAGGTGAGGAGGAATAATTACCTACAGTTGCACAAGTAGATTGTAGCAGTGTAATGATACACGTTTTCACAGGTCAAAATCCAAATGGACTTGGCAAAGGGAGCGACGTAATCTTCAGATAGGATGTTCCCGTGACAATGGATGTTCGCTGACGTACaccagcataaaaaaatatacattttatatttttaaaggttttatatatattcgttttcatatatagcatatttaaaaacattttaaaatataaaatgtatgtttatttgaaacagttatgctaacaacaataaaaagacaTGTCAGTAAAACAGCTAAATTAGCTAATCTAAGCTACGAATACGTGTACCGCACATCTAGtagattgtattttaaaatacagctCTTTACTTGCATTTAAACTACTGTACACAAGTTTGGAGtctgtatgatttaaaaaataaaattttcaaagaAGTGCAttgtgctcatcaaggctgaatttatttaatcaaaattaaagtaaaaccagaaatattgctaaatataacttcaatttaaaataactgattgcagagcagaattgtttttattcctagctggataaaagtattaatttcttttgtgATCTCAATCTtttgataaaaattaaataagaatgaTCATAATTAATTATAACACCACCTACACAAATCCAACTGTTGGTCAGCAAAGTAATCCAAGTAAAAAGGTGGTGGTTCATCAAAATGTAGCAAGAACTCACCAGAGAAATGCCAAGACTCCAGACGTCAGCTCTGATGTCATAGTCTGGTTTACTGGGGTCTGGAGGGTCTATTCTCTCAGGctagaaaaaaaacatatgcacgGTGCATACTATTTCACttatattatacttattatacttataatattttcacatttatttattttacatttttcaaaatcctGAAACTGTATGACTCAAAAACTGTATGAAACTCAAACTCTGGGACCATGTGCTTACCGCCATGTAGGCAGCACATCCGGCGCTGCGAGTCTTGGCCTTAGAATCTACCAGTCGGCCACTAATGCCAAAATCACACAGTTTGATCTGCCCTTTGGCATCCAACAGGATATTAGATGGCTTTACGTCTCGGTGAATGACACCATGTTTCTCTTTTAGATAAAGCAGAGCCTTTACGATCTACATACAAAAAGAAGAAGAGCAAGATAAAAAGAGATCTGAGAGGTTAAACTTGGAAACAGACCAATATCTAACGAATAATAGATACTATTTTGAATCAGGTGAATTTTAAGGAAGTCTTACAGCCACGGTCATCTTTCCCAGAATGGCCTCTGGTATTGGCCCCTGGATCCGCTTCTTCAGCTTCTCTGCGCACGTCCCCATTAGTTCCATGGCGATAAACACATCAGTCTACAGAAGAAGAGAGACACCATTGAATAATTCAGCATAAAGCAGTGGTAATTAATTCAAGTTCAAAAGTTCCAATCTGTAAATTTCTTTGCaagcagttttcatttttattttagtactttgagGGCCAGTTTTACCGAACAGGGGAAATTAGCGTGAAAGCGCAATTTCAAAACAGCgcacatgggaagggaaatttaTGTGTGTAATTTGCTAACAACGGACAATttaaagaacacagacgcagcatttcatttacagttcaaactagggctgcacgatattgggaaaaatgtacattgcgatattttatttttctgcgatatatattgtgatatgaaataaaaaaaaacattcttacaaacaaaaatggggtgagcacacttaaattctcattttaaattatttaaacatcgacaccatcgtgtcaattgattaataagtgcgagggagagagagcaagacagcgctcgtgttgtttgaagaaaTTGAGCATGCGGCCGGGGCTATCTTTCCGTAcgtgctctctctctcaggccggtgacagGTGCAATAGGCGTCggctctatttctagcatgcacgtgttttccgcgCGGCTTGAGCCacgcctgagacgcgcgtctcacgcaggcagtctgcaagctctaacctgttaacatgggagccgaattaaaaacggacacgccacgcagctgagacgcttgcgccacgcatctagtgtgtcgccggccgcgcgctcgcgctctctctctctatcgcgCGCGCTctttggcccatacagttaatgaataacggatcaactacgacagcctacatcgcacatcctgcgatgtgactatcgtggatttgtacatcgcgatatcgatgcttaaacaacacattgtgcagccctagttcaAACTATGCAATATACCAAGCACAGTGCAATTTAGCTTAGtcataaataaagaataaatatataaagaagcCACAGTACGTTTTGAATCTAATTATTCACTGGTAGGTCTTTCACTTGGGGAGGGGAGGaatccaaagcacatcaactggtCACTGGAGTTCCTCAGGGATCGGTTCTTGGACCCCTCGCCTTCTCCATATATACTACATCACTGGGTCCCATTATCACATGGcttctcctaccattgctatgtggatgacacacagctctatctctCATTTTAACCAGCTGATCCAACGGTACCTGCATGGATCTCATGCTGCCTGACGGACATCTCGGCCTGGATGAAAAAACATCAACTACAGCAAaactgagcttcttgtcttccctgccactccaactctatagcatgatttcaccatccagctaggttcttctacaattaccccatcaacttccatcagaaattttggtgtaatctttgatgaccagctgacctttAAAGgccacattgcaaagactgcttgatcttgcaggtttgcattgtaCAACATCAGAAAGACCAGGCCTTTTCCAACAgggcatgctgcacaacttcctgtccaggcccttgtcatttctaggctggtatactgcaatgctcttctggctggacttccatcaagcaaaatcaaacctctacaaatgattcagaatgcagtggCACGACTGGTCTTCAACAATCCCAAAAGAGgccatgttacacctctctttatctccttgcactggctaccagttGCGGCTTGATCAAGACaatgatgcttgcatatagaacagccacaggacctgcctacttccactcacttcTACAAATTTAGTCTGAGATCTGCTAGTGAGCGACGTCTCGTGGTagcatcacagagaggctcaaaatcacttccCAGAACATTGTTGTTTAACATTCTTGgttggtggaatgatcttcccacccctataAGGAATGCTGAATCCCTAGCTATTTTGaagcgacagctgaaaactcatctgtTTTGACGCTACTTGATTTCATCCTaaattatttattccttcttttctagcttgtacttatttgaacaaatgCCTGAAACTTGGTAATAAGAACACTTCCTaggtctgtttgcctctttaagaagaatcgctttatttAGTGCCCaactataagtcgctttggataaaagcatcagcaaaatgactaaatttacATGTAAATGAAGATCATGAGTGTGTTACTCACATTGGTGACTATTGCTCCATAGCATTGAATGATGTACGGACAGTCATGACTCTTCAACACAACATCCAGATCCATGAGGATTCTCTTATTCTCATCTTTATTACCCGTCCTCCTCATTTGCTGCAGGAACAAACACACAAAGGAAACACGCTCACATAAACGCTACTagaacaacaaaatacaacagcaGTGATGTAATTAGTAAACAGTAATTACCACTGCCTTAACTGCTGTTTAAACGACTTGGTAATTACAAGGAAAGTTCAAGACGGCAAATACATGGATACACAAATGCTTTAATCCAAAAATTTGATGCTAGAAATTTGCTTTAGTACAATGACTATGTAAATGccacttatttttacatttgatatcAAACCTACTATTTAAAGGGGTTTGTACCttactttattctgtggaacaaacCAAGATAATCTGaagaatatttgtatattatttatttttttaagtcaataAGACACAAAACTGTTTGGTAACCaacatccttaaaaatatatttgtgtgtgaatttttgtcatacaggtttggaatgacatgagggagaaAATGATTTCacgttttgggtgaactatccctttaagtgagtATTAAAATATACGGTTGATTTTATAATTTAGCAATGGGGTCCCTTGCATGATATCATCATATTTAGGGGTTGCTGATCAAAGGTTTTTAAAACCCTGGTCCTatcgaaaaaagaaaaagaattaacTAATTATTGTCAAGGAAAACAGACTGAGCAGAGAAACCGGGAGCTGAACCAACCTTGACTGCGATGACATGGCAAGTCTTCTTAAAGCGAACTTTAAACACCTGTCCACAGGTTCCACTGCCGATCTCCCCCTCAGTGATCAGATCTGTCACCTCTGCAGGGTAACGCTGaagaataaacacacacagaagagCTCAGACTCTTTTACCACATTCAACACCTAAAGCATATGGGCCagttttactaacagcttgcgccAGCGCAAACCGTCTTTTGGCGTTAAATTGGTACTATCAGGTTTTACTAAAGCGCAATAACAAATTAATGCTGAAAAGTCGTGGACACAGTTTTTTTTGCGTCTGACCTTATTGAACATACATTTGTAAGAGCTCCCCCTTCAGACGCAAAAGTGatgggaggagagtattcaaATTAATCGTGCAACGCATTCTACCAACATTCACGCTCATCAAATTACTTTTGGCATTTGTGCCATTATTTAACGTCCCAAAAATAGCATGGCTTCAAATATTTTGCACTTGAAATGGCTGCATTGAGAGATAGAAATGCAGTTAGAGGCATCTCAGAGATCAGAGAGTGTATGGTAGCAGGGAGAGAATATTTCccacaaaattttatttattttgaatgccaGAAGAACATGTTAT
Above is a genomic segment from Carassius auratus strain Wakin unplaced genomic scaffold, ASM336829v1 scaf_tig00026974, whole genome shotgun sequence containing:
- the LOC113079021 gene encoding dual specificity mitogen-activated protein kinase kinase 7-like isoform X1, with the protein product MSSLEQRLSRIEEKLKQENKEARKRIDLSIDMSPQRTRPRPIIVIQLSPAPAPSQRAALQLPLANDGGSRSSSSESSPQHPSYPSRPRQMLTLPTPPYSLPKSLENAEIDQKLQEIMKQTGYLKIDGQRYPAEVTDLITEGEIGSGTCGQVFKVRFKKTCHVIAVKQMRRTGNKDENKRILMDLDVVLKSHDCPYIIQCYGAIVTNTDVFIAMELMGTCAEKLKKRIQGPIPEAILGKMTVAIVKALLYLKEKHGVIHRDVKPSNILLDAKGQIKLCDFGISGRLVDSKAKTRSAGCAAYMAPERIDPPDPSKPDYDIRADVWSLGISLVELATGQFPYKNCKTDFEVLTKVLQEDPPVLPLSMGFSPDFQSFVKDCLTKDHRKRPKYHKLLEHNFIRRYEVSEVDVAGWFQTVMERTESPRSSQCFNHHQLHSLFSR
- the LOC113079021 gene encoding dual specificity mitogen-activated protein kinase kinase 7-like isoform X2, which gives rise to MSSLEQRLSRIEEKLKQENKEARKRIDLSIDMSPQRTRPRPTLQLPLANDGGSRSSSSESSPQHPSYPSRPRQMLTLPTPPYSLPKSLENAEIDQKLQEIMKQTGYLKIDGQRYPAEVTDLITEGEIGSGTCGQVFKVRFKKTCHVIAVKQMRRTGNKDENKRILMDLDVVLKSHDCPYIIQCYGAIVTNTDVFIAMELMGTCAEKLKKRIQGPIPEAILGKMTVAIVKALLYLKEKHGVIHRDVKPSNILLDAKGQIKLCDFGISGRLVDSKAKTRSAGCAAYMAPERIDPPDPSKPDYDIRADVWSLGISLVELATGQFPYKNCKTDFEVLTKVLQEDPPVLPLSMGFSPDFQSFVKDCLTKDHRKRPKYHKLLEHNFIRRYEVSEVDVAGWFQTVMERTESPRSSQCFNHHQLHSLFSR